The Nymphaea colorata isolate Beijing-Zhang1983 chromosome 11, ASM883128v2, whole genome shotgun sequence genome includes the window CTCTGATATGATCCAGGCTAATGTTCAACCAAATCAATTCACCTTATCGAGCATCTTGAATGCATGCGCTAGTCCCCAAGCatcaagaaatggaagaaaagtACATGGCTATGCAATAAAAGTTGGTTTTGATTTTTATACAACAATTGGAAATTCTCTGATTACTATGTATGCAGAGCAGGAGGATATTGTGAGTGTCTTGGCTGTATTTAAAAGGATGCAGCAGTATGACGTTGTTTCATGGACAGCCATGGTGTCAGCATATGTGAAGAATAACAGAATACATGAAGCTCGGCAAATCTTTGAGACCATGCCagaaaaaaatctgatttcctGGAACACAATGATTGGTGGATACCTCCAAATTCGAAACTCTTCAGAAACAGATGAAGAAAAGTACTTGGCTTTGAGTGGTTCTTCAGCGGACGCACTGGAACTCTTTTGCAAGATGaaagaatttgaaatcaaacCTGATCACTTTACCTATAATTGTGTCCTTGTTGCCTGTGCTAGCATTGGAACCTTGCAGCAGACAAGATCAATACATACTGCCACCATAACTAGAGGTTTTGACACAGATATTGGAGTAGCCAATGCACTGATTAATGCTTATGGAAAATGTGGAAACTCGAGAGATGCTGAGCATGTTTTCAATAGCTTAGTCAATCCTGATCCAGTGTCATGGAACACCATGATAACGGGATATTCACAAAACGGACAAGGCCATAAAGCGCTGCAGATATTCCATAGAATGTGTGAATCAGGTGTACAACCAAATCATGTAACTTTTATTAGCGTTCTTTCTGCTTGTAGCCATGCTGGAGAAGTTGAAAAAGGCTGGGAATTGTTTGAGTCAATGAGCAGAGATTATGGGATCGAACGTGGTCAAGATCATTATGCATGCATGGTTGATCTTCTCGGCAGAGCCGGTCAACTTTGTGAAGCTGAAAGACTCATAAATGATATGCCAATAAGGCCGGACACTGTAGTGTGGGGAGCTCTTCTTGGAGCTTGTAAGACATATCGAGATGTTGACATCGCTAGAAGAGTGGCAAAGAACATTTTAAATCATGAATCAATTAATGCTTCTGTATATGTAACTATGGCCAACATTTTTGCTGACGCTGGCTTCTGGGATGATGCAGCTGAATTGAGAGTACGAATGAGGGAGAAGCAGTTACTGAGATCACCAGGATGTAGCTGGATTGAAATTCATAACCGGAAACACTCATTTCTTGCAGGAGACAAGTCACATCCAGAGTGGAATATAGTTCGTATGATGCTCTCCACTTTGTATATTCATATCAAGGAAGACAATTATATACTGGATGTGGGTTAGGAGTTTGTGGTCTTCATTTAGTAAGGTAATTTCTTTTGAGTACTTACAGATGCTGCGAAAGGCATTCGTTATTTGGTACTCATAGATGCTGCTAAAAGCTTTGCCATGCCTTGGCTAAAGGCCAATCATATATTTGTGTCTATACATCAAGGAAGCAGTTGTACATAACCAGTTGAAATCGCTACAGCTAATATTACAATGGGTGGCACGACTATAGACAGGCCGATGGTGGCAAAAAAGACACTGTCATTTCTCTGAGATACTTTGTCTAAGTAAGCCTGCCGCTTGATGTTTCTTTTCTGTGAAATGGTCAAGGAATTCACACTTGCTTTCAGCTTTTTACCCAACGGAAGACTGAAATCACCTTCTCTACCTTCAACTATTTGCAGAAGCTGCTCACGTATCGTTGCCTTCTCCAACTCCTCGTCACTAACATAACCTGACCATGGAATGAAAAGTTGTTGAGTTAGCATAGAAATAAATATGAGTTATGGTTGAACTCGCATATGTTTCAAATGAGCTGCATAAGGATGATACCCGTGTCTGCGGAGCTGCTTGACGTCAACTGTTCTAAGAGATCCAACTGAGAACGTGTCGAAGATCCTTTTCAAACAAAGGGAACGAAACAGCAGATATTTCATGGTCAGTGGCTGTATGATGCAAGAAGAGAAGAGATCGTTCTTCTTCAGGAAAAGTATTCAGCAATGGATGCTTGAATGATTCTTAAGTGGGAGAAGTTACACAACGTGATCAGAAGTTCCAATTTGAAATCGGAAGCGTCAAGAGAGAAATTTCTAGTTTCTCAGAAAACAGAAAATCCTCCATTTCAACAACAAAAGCCAGAAACTACCGAAgagttccaaagaaaaatacaattgaatgaattagtcGTGTGCTCGTCGAATTAcccactgaaaaaaaaaatcctgtcAACCAGATGCATGATATGTTCCTCAATGGAACCAAAAGAGAGTCCACCAATCCCATCACAGAAAACGGAGACTGCAAAACAGATTCTTTGAATAGAGCAGACCACTGGCAGCAACATGATGCAGACACCAACAAATCTGCTTTGCTTTGATGAGAAAACAGAGACAGTGGTAGCTTACCTTCTGTGGCATACTCTTCTGAGACACCATTAGATTGAGCTTTACATGGCAGAGATCGTCTCTCCTGGATTGTGGGTCTGAATGGAACTCCAAGCTTATGACTCAGGTGCAGGTGACCCAGGATCGATTCCCCAGAGGGACAGCCCAACACCAGGAACCTCGAGTGGGAGGTCTGAGGAGGCACTGAAACTGCAAAAGTCATGGCCCTGGGCTTCAACTACCTTGGGAGCTACGTTGTTCCATTGGCAAGGGCAGCAAAGAATTTCAGAAGGCAAAGCATATTTCTTCATAATTATGGGGAAGAAATGCTCGACCACATGTTCCCAAGCGCCTTGCAtcactagtttttttttttttcgatacGTTAAATGGACCCCGCAAGTTTCTACACCATAAGTTTCTGCCAAAGTCTggaattatttttcctttttttgccaaaaaaaaaagaaaaatcattcttGAGTTGCATTagtgtttcaactttcaaatttGTCTTCAATGTTAAGTTAATTGGGACTCTGTAATTAAAATAAAggattaaatatattttaaaatgacATAAACTAGCCTGTTTAAGTACATGACGGTGATAAGCTGCTAACCAGATTTTAAAGTAAAAtattaatgattttttcttaaaagcGTAAGTTCCTTGATGAATTTTTTAGTCGCGAATAAGTTGGAATACATTTTAgaatcttctcttctttttaacCATACGAAAATGTAATATCGTTCATTccggaaaaaaaggaagaaatacaggtgaaattgtaaaaatgtgccaaaagaaaaaaaaaatagacttcTCTAGCTATTGTGAATAAGAACAAATAGCTATTGTGAATAAGAACAAATAAGTCGatgtgagattttttttttccctttttctt containing:
- the LOC116263519 gene encoding uncharacterized protein LOC116263519, whose protein sequence is MTFAVSVPPQTSHSRFLVLGCPSGESILGHLHLSHKLGVPFRPTIQERRSLPCKAQSNGVSEEYATEGSSTRSQLDLLEQLTSSSSADTGYVSDEELEKATIREQLLQIVEGREGDFSLPLGKKLKASVNSLTISQKRNIKRQAYLDKVSQRNDSVFFATIGLSIVVPPIVILAVAISTGYVQLLP
- the LOC116263517 gene encoding pentatricopeptide repeat-containing protein At2g13600-like, whose protein sequence is MERSLINLLKTCAVSPSLGRSAMAVHGSAIKSGFITRPSMQNRIVVAYVKCSLMVCARSVFDEMPQRNAVVESAMISGYSRCKKFDEARQLFEGSKEPSVVCCNAMISMYVHNDREVEGLNLLRDLYSMGVKPNEFTLSVVLLGCSNLEALEEGKQIHAFVTRGGFSLDLAVSNSLISFYARCGRMEHASFVFYHMPDKDVYSWTAMVTGYAQNGRTGDAARLFDVMPQRNVVSWNAMICGYQEQEDDEIAMEMYVRMLRKGQLPTSSTLSVILKCCVCLLQFGKALQVHDQAIKLGISSNVFVGSAIVDMYAKFGCMVDSQKAFDEILEQNVVSYSALASGYAQNGDILVAADLFNKMPEKNLVAWNFMIAGYVHNGLQIEALDMFSDMIQANVQPNQFTLSSILNACASPQASRNGRKVHGYAIKVGFDFYTTIGNSLITMYAEQEDIVSVLAVFKRMQQYDVVSWTAMVSAYVKNNRIHEARQIFETMPEKNLISWNTMIGGYLQIRNSSETDEEKYLALSGSSADALELFCKMKEFEIKPDHFTYNCVLVACASIGTLQQTRSIHTATITRGFDTDIGVANALINAYGKCGNSRDAEHVFNSLVNPDPVSWNTMITGYSQNGQGHKALQIFHRMCESGVQPNHVTFISVLSACSHAGEVEKGWELFESMSRDYGIERGQDHYACMVDLLGRAGQLCEAERLINDMPIRPDTVVWGALLGACKTYRDVDIARRVAKNILNHESINASVYVTMANIFADAGFWDDAAELRVRMREKQLLRSPGCSWIEIHNRKHSFLAGDKSHPEWNIVRMMLSTLYIHIKEDNYILDVG